From one Agrobacterium fabrum str. C58 genomic stretch:
- a CDS encoding acyltransferase family protein, giving the protein MMKNFTKAPATGAQRLDVLQVMRAVAAVMIVALHADVNWEFTLFPLRALRLGGGVDLFFVICGFVIVYASRPYFAAAGGRSAFLLRRFLRIVPLYWFVLTVRLAMAAVPTIIGAKAFPPEWSNLVYLVIVISTVAIAHAFHVFVETPANLWLRDRLITSPRKVAVS; this is encoded by the coding sequence ATGATGAAAAACTTTACGAAAGCGCCCGCAACCGGGGCGCAGCGTCTTGATGTTCTTCAGGTAATGCGCGCCGTGGCGGCGGTCATGATTGTCGCGTTGCACGCCGATGTGAATTGGGAATTTACGCTTTTCCCGCTCCGCGCATTGCGGCTGGGTGGCGGCGTCGACCTGTTTTTCGTCATTTGCGGCTTTGTCATCGTTTATGCTTCGCGGCCTTATTTCGCCGCTGCCGGCGGCCGTTCCGCCTTTCTGCTGCGCCGGTTTCTCCGCATCGTTCCGCTTTATTGGTTTGTGCTGACCGTGCGACTTGCCATGGCCGCCGTCCCAACCATTATCGGCGCGAAAGCCTTCCCGCCGGAATGGAGCAACCTCGTCTATCTCGTCATCGTCATCAGCACGGTGGCCATCGCCCACGCATTCCACGTCTTCGTCGAAACACCGGCCAATCTCTGGCTTCGTGACAGACTGATAACATCACCACGAAAAGTCGCCGTGTCCTGA
- a CDS encoding polysaccharide biosynthesis tyrosine autokinase, with translation MSDYDKSGLTAEFIDIDAALAIIRRQWRVVLAAIAVAGAIGLAFAATAVPIYSATATLLIDRNNSQIVEQLSTIGGVVEDEASILSQVEVLQSETIGLAVVDSLKLTENQEFRATRASLLSSIFGTIRSLVNVSQWFSPTKKEAVIDDGTLKRSLSDRLLNDLSVKRIGRTYALELTYNSTSPVLAAQIVNAVASAYLLDKLNSKYEATRRASDWLSDRIAELRQRALDTDLAVQKFRAEHNLITTGNNGLLSDQQLAESNSALILAQSETAKARARVQRIEHILATDDVDAVVTDILDSSVANDLRKKYLESSKLETEITRRLGSSHIQAVRLRNEMQEYRRLMFQEISRIAQSYKSDLEVSEAKEKSLAESVAKATDISNSASETQVQMRELQREAETYKNMYQTFLQRYQEAMQQQSFPVTEARVISKAMPPYMPSKPNKPMILVLFMVMGAAAGGGIAIFREFRDRFFRTGDQVRDVLGLEFLGNTPLIPNQPTTEAQENGHPGLTRPTSVARYAVDHPLSSFAETLRSTRLAIDLGIPAKTGARIVGVVSSLPSEGKSTISINLAQLLAGQGARVLLLDADIRNPGATRAMARHAAEGLLEVLLEGRSVQDVLLRDEKTYLAFLPTVVKQRVPHSSELLTSAQMHKLLAEASSAFDYIIVDLPPLGPVVDARAMAGRIDGFIFVTEWGKTARRAVRNTVENEVHIRKKCLGVILNKVDTEKLKLYRAYGSSEYYHSRYTRYYHD, from the coding sequence ATGTCCGATTATGATAAAAGCGGTCTCACGGCCGAGTTTATCGACATCGATGCCGCGCTTGCGATTATCCGCCGGCAGTGGCGCGTCGTGCTTGCCGCAATCGCGGTGGCCGGGGCAATCGGCCTCGCTTTTGCCGCAACAGCCGTTCCGATCTATTCGGCCACGGCCACCCTGTTGATCGACCGCAACAACAGCCAGATTGTCGAACAGCTTTCGACGATCGGCGGCGTTGTGGAGGACGAGGCCTCCATTCTCAGCCAGGTCGAGGTGCTGCAATCGGAAACCATCGGGCTTGCCGTCGTCGACAGTCTCAAACTCACGGAAAACCAGGAATTCAGGGCAACACGCGCCTCGCTTCTGAGCTCGATTTTCGGCACGATCCGCTCGCTCGTCAACGTATCGCAATGGTTCTCGCCGACGAAAAAAGAAGCTGTCATCGACGATGGAACGCTGAAGCGATCCCTGTCGGATCGCCTGCTCAACGACCTCAGCGTCAAGCGCATCGGCCGCACCTACGCGCTGGAACTCACCTATAACTCGACATCGCCGGTTCTAGCCGCGCAGATCGTCAATGCGGTGGCATCGGCCTATCTGCTGGATAAGCTGAATTCCAAATATGAAGCGACGCGGCGGGCCAGCGACTGGCTGTCCGACCGTATTGCCGAGTTGCGCCAGCGGGCACTCGATACCGATCTTGCCGTGCAGAAATTCCGGGCCGAACATAATCTGATCACGACCGGTAATAATGGCCTGCTTTCCGATCAGCAGCTGGCCGAATCCAACAGCGCCCTTATTCTGGCCCAGTCGGAAACGGCAAAGGCGCGGGCGCGGGTGCAGCGTATCGAGCACATTCTCGCAACCGACGATGTCGATGCTGTCGTTACCGATATTCTCGACAGTTCCGTCGCAAACGATCTGCGCAAGAAATACCTGGAATCCTCGAAGCTAGAGACGGAGATCACCAGACGGCTCGGCAGCAGCCATATTCAGGCCGTGCGACTGCGCAATGAAATGCAGGAATACCGGCGGTTGATGTTCCAGGAAATCAGCCGCATTGCACAGAGTTACAAAAGTGATCTCGAGGTTTCGGAGGCGAAGGAAAAATCGCTTGCCGAGAGCGTCGCCAAAGCAACCGATATCAGCAATTCCGCCAGCGAAACACAGGTTCAGATGCGCGAATTACAGCGCGAGGCTGAAACCTACAAGAACATGTATCAGACCTTCCTGCAGCGTTATCAGGAAGCGATGCAGCAGCAATCCTTCCCCGTGACGGAAGCGCGTGTGATTTCCAAGGCGATGCCGCCCTACATGCCAAGCAAACCAAACAAGCCAATGATTCTGGTTCTGTTTATGGTCATGGGCGCAGCGGCCGGCGGCGGCATCGCGATTTTCCGCGAATTCCGCGATCGGTTTTTCCGCACCGGCGACCAGGTTCGCGATGTGCTCGGGCTGGAGTTCCTCGGCAACACCCCGCTCATCCCGAACCAGCCCACGACAGAGGCTCAGGAAAACGGCCATCCCGGCCTGACGCGCCCCACCAGCGTCGCCCGATATGCGGTCGATCATCCGCTTTCCTCCTTTGCGGAAACGCTGCGCAGCACCAGACTGGCCATTGATCTCGGCATTCCCGCCAAGACCGGCGCGCGGATTGTCGGCGTTGTCTCGTCCTTGCCGAGCGAAGGAAAATCGACGATCTCGATCAATCTCGCCCAGTTGCTGGCCGGACAGGGTGCGCGGGTTCTGTTGCTGGATGCGGATATCCGCAATCCCGGCGCCACGCGCGCCATGGCGCGTCACGCCGCAGAAGGCCTGCTCGAAGTCTTGCTGGAAGGTCGCAGCGTGCAGGATGTGCTGCTTCGCGACGAAAAGACCTACCTTGCTTTCCTGCCCACGGTGGTCAAACAGCGCGTGCCTCATTCCTCCGAACTTTTGACTTCGGCGCAAATGCACAAGCTGCTGGCCGAAGCGAGCAGCGCTTTCGACTACATCATCGTCGACCTGCCGCCGCTCGGGCCGGTGGTGGATGCCCGTGCGATGGCGGGACGGATTGACGGTTTCATCTTCGTCACGGAATGGGGCAAAACCGCACGCAGGGCGGTACGCAACACCGTGGAGAACGAGGTCCACATCCGCAAGAAATGTCTCGGCGTCATCCTCAACAAGGTGGACACCGAAAAGCTGAAGCTCTATCGTGCCTATGGTTCCAGCGAATATTATCATTCGCGCTACACGCGATATTACCATGACTAG